One genomic segment of Clostridia bacterium includes these proteins:
- a CDS encoding UPF0182 family protein, translating into MRKGYGVLRIVLVIVLAVALGWRAIAAFAAEQMWYADLGYLGVYWKRVEARAITGLAMFTIAYIFVFANLLVVRRSSKLMPKRLANLLSAVAGLAAIGASWGRWMEFHQFLNATPFGKADPIFGNDVSFYIFRMPLIKGTYASAAWLVILTTALVILIYLMSGSIFKLLRREPDAAQTSGGPFGQRPASGLAGHGRLVFSGISPQAKLHICVLAAIMFIMVAGGYRLAMFNLLYSTRGLVLGASYADVRGALPALRILEAVAIIAAILMVLAGIVKARPRILRVSTIALTLVVIGSLMIFRVFPGIIQRLVVSPNEMELERPYIEHNIDFTRAAFGLDDIREREFEVASELAPQDILAAGSTIRNVRVWDWEPLLSTYGQLQEMRLYYKFSDIDIDRYTIGGKTTQVMIAARELDAARLPKEAQTWMNLRLKYTHGYGVCASPVNDISQDGLPTFVLRDIPPVGEPELAVERPEIYFGEETRDWVIVNTRTQEFDYPMGDANAYAKYSADSGVRMGHLLKRALLATRFSDAKILLSRDIVPDSRILYTREIGERLRKIAPYLKFDHDPYIIIANGRLVWMVDAYTASNAYPYAERFAGDINYIRNSVKATVDAYTGKVDFYLVDPDDPIAVTYSKVFPGVFKPASEMPAEIRAHVRYPEDLFLMQSRMYAMYHMRDSAVFYNKEDYWGIPKELYEGSQREVAPYYVNMELPGDHNLGFVLFMPFTPARKDNMTAWLAVDCDMDDYGQMTIYKFTKQRVIFGPMQIEAQIDQDAEISKMLALWNQKGSSVIRGNLLVYPIGRGILYVEPLFLAAQASQLPQLKRVVVSDGTRLAIGQDLGSALSSMLGVSQADIGLGRGAKALTGTPATYAMPAHGAASADAGASLGAVQGAGGNSAGAKQDAQRALELFQEGQDSLKRGDWEGYGEIERQLKAVLESLAGGER; encoded by the coding sequence ATGCGTAAGGGATACGGAGTCCTCAGGATCGTGCTTGTCATCGTGTTGGCCGTCGCTCTTGGTTGGAGGGCAATAGCGGCCTTCGCCGCCGAGCAGATGTGGTACGCTGACCTAGGTTATCTGGGCGTATACTGGAAGCGAGTCGAGGCCAGAGCCATCACCGGCCTGGCCATGTTCACGATTGCATACATATTCGTGTTCGCGAACCTTCTCGTTGTGAGGCGGTCTTCGAAGCTGATGCCCAAGCGGCTCGCGAACCTCCTCTCCGCAGTAGCGGGTCTGGCTGCGATCGGGGCTTCATGGGGGCGCTGGATGGAGTTTCACCAGTTCCTCAACGCAACCCCGTTCGGCAAGGCTGATCCGATTTTCGGGAATGATGTGTCGTTCTACATCTTCCGAATGCCTCTGATAAAGGGGACTTACGCGTCGGCCGCATGGCTTGTGATCTTGACCACTGCATTGGTGATCCTGATCTACCTGATGTCCGGCAGTATCTTCAAGCTCTTGCGCCGGGAGCCGGATGCAGCGCAAACCAGTGGCGGACCGTTCGGGCAGCGCCCGGCTTCTGGGCTTGCTGGGCACGGGAGGCTGGTGTTTTCCGGGATCAGCCCGCAGGCGAAGCTCCACATATGTGTGCTTGCCGCGATCATGTTCATCATGGTGGCGGGAGGCTATCGGTTGGCCATGTTCAACCTGCTCTACTCCACTAGAGGGCTGGTGCTGGGGGCCAGCTATGCGGATGTGCGTGGCGCACTGCCTGCGCTGAGGATTCTGGAGGCGGTGGCGATCATAGCAGCCATCCTCATGGTTCTCGCAGGCATCGTAAAGGCCAGGCCACGAATACTGCGAGTATCCACTATTGCCCTAACGCTAGTGGTGATCGGGTCTCTCATGATATTCCGAGTATTCCCGGGCATCATCCAGAGACTGGTCGTAAGCCCCAACGAGATGGAGCTGGAGAGGCCGTACATAGAGCATAACATCGATTTCACCAGGGCAGCGTTCGGCCTCGATGATATCAGGGAGAGGGAGTTCGAGGTGGCCAGCGAGCTGGCGCCCCAGGATATCCTGGCCGCCGGATCCACCATTAGGAATGTGCGGGTATGGGATTGGGAGCCTCTCCTCTCAACCTACGGTCAGCTTCAGGAGATGCGCCTCTACTACAAGTTCTCCGACATCGATATCGACAGGTACACTATCGGGGGCAAGACCACTCAGGTGATGATCGCAGCGCGCGAGCTTGATGCGGCGCGCCTGCCGAAGGAAGCCCAGACATGGATGAACCTGAGGCTCAAGTACACCCACGGGTACGGTGTGTGCGCGAGCCCAGTCAATGACATCAGCCAGGATGGCCTTCCCACATTCGTGTTGCGCGACATACCTCCGGTAGGAGAGCCTGAACTCGCGGTGGAGAGGCCGGAGATATACTTCGGCGAGGAAACGCGGGATTGGGTGATCGTGAACACCAGGACCCAGGAGTTCGATTACCCGATGGGTGACGCCAACGCGTACGCCAAATACTCTGCCGATTCCGGGGTGAGAATGGGCCATCTGCTCAAGAGAGCCCTTCTGGCTACGAGATTCTCCGATGCGAAGATACTCCTATCTAGGGACATCGTTCCCGACAGCAGGATTCTGTACACCCGTGAGATCGGAGAGCGCCTGCGGAAGATCGCACCCTACTTGAAGTTCGACCACGATCCATACATCATCATAGCCAATGGAAGGCTGGTCTGGATGGTGGATGCGTACACCGCCTCAAATGCCTATCCATATGCGGAACGCTTCGCGGGCGATATCAACTACATCAGGAACTCGGTGAAAGCGACTGTGGACGCCTACACCGGGAAGGTGGATTTCTATCTTGTCGACCCTGATGACCCCATAGCGGTCACCTATTCGAAGGTATTCCCGGGCGTGTTCAAACCGGCGTCCGAAATGCCCGCTGAGATCAGGGCGCATGTTCGCTACCCCGAGGATCTGTTCCTTATGCAGTCGAGAATGTACGCTATGTATCACATGCGGGATTCAGCGGTGTTCTACAACAAGGAAGACTACTGGGGCATCCCCAAAGAGCTCTACGAAGGCTCGCAGCGGGAGGTCGCTCCATACTATGTCAACATGGAACTCCCCGGTGACCATAACCTCGGGTTCGTGCTGTTCATGCCTTTCACCCCGGCGCGCAAGGACAACATGACTGCGTGGCTTGCAGTTGATTGCGACATGGACGACTACGGCCAGATGACGATCTACAAGTTCACCAAGCAGCGGGTCATATTCGGGCCCATGCAGATTGAGGCCCAGATCGATCAGGATGCCGAGATCTCTAAGATGCTTGCGCTCTGGAATCAGAAGGGTTCCAGTGTGATCAGAGGCAACTTGCTCGTGTACCCGATAGGCCGGGGCATCCTCTACGTGGAACCGCTGTTCCTCGCGGCGCAGGCCAGCCAGCTTCCGCAGCTCAAGAGGGTGGTAGTATCGGATGGCACGCGCCTGGCCATAGGGCAGGACCTGGGCAGCGCCCTTTCGTCGATGCTCGGCGTGAGCCAGGCCGATATTGGGCTTGGGAGAGGGGCCAAGGCCCTCACCGGCACTCCGGCTACTTACGCGATGCCAGCCCATGGAGCCGCCTCTGCCGATGCGGGCGCATCTTTAGGAGCAGTGCAGGGCGCAGGCGGCAATTCGGCGGGAGCAAAGCAAGATGCGCAGAGAGCGCTGGAGCTCTTTCAAGAGGGCCAGGATAGCCTCAAACGCGGCGACTGGGAGGGGTACGGCGAGATCGAGCGCCAGCTGAAGGCTGTGCTTGAATCTCTTGCCGGCGGTGAGCGGTAG
- a CDS encoding ribosomal-processing cysteine protease Prp, producing MVSLSVVRAGGHVVRFTVRGHAGAAEYGSDIVCAGVSALAIAAANGLAKHAGARVAVRSARRGGTLECVILECRSGDVRTRADAILETMISGITAIAHEYPDHVRVNNDSRLIGPID from the coding sequence GTGGTTTCACTTTCGGTGGTGCGGGCGGGCGGGCATGTAGTTCGGTTCACCGTTCGGGGGCACGCGGGCGCAGCCGAGTACGGCAGCGACATCGTGTGCGCTGGGGTCTCGGCTCTGGCAATCGCAGCTGCCAATGGCCTCGCGAAACACGCGGGGGCCCGAGTAGCGGTCAGGAGTGCCCGCAGGGGCGGGACACTCGAATGCGTGATCCTCGAGTGTAGGTCGGGAGATGTGCGCACGCGCGCCGATGCGATCTTGGAGACCATGATATCGGGCATCACGGCGATCGCCCATGAGTACCCGGACCATGTGAGGGTCAACAACGATTCACGACTAATCGGGCCTATTGACTGA
- a CDS encoding putative sporulation protein YtxC gives MDSVQIGSYLAADSLRRRLFYELDILRGRGLHISVRCRDLGDLATIECIVKEDRGSGMHGNDLRTALRRSVASAVSGLIFEELEEALLVDTLKSRHPELSGDEALAVSGYAETILNEGILGVLDPVMRSHEVAADVEACLSDCSMLVVEGYVRFRMKEYMEEVQRSADEALARFMADREHREFVRLLKYFVDLQEQREDEVHVVRLPNGGFELLGQDGAEVNGEYMGTLAADLLDEGVEMADLLISALMTVSPGRIVLHFNPDESVADMLASVFEGKVEVCQGCRLSACQVRAAEKSASDELPVPKQDAMTKQALGPGAVDEHGDGMGL, from the coding sequence ATGGACTCTGTCCAAATCGGCTCCTATCTTGCCGCCGACTCTCTGAGACGGCGGCTTTTCTATGAATTGGATATTCTGCGTGGTCGCGGACTTCACATAAGCGTCCGTTGCCGAGACCTTGGGGATCTCGCCACTATCGAGTGCATCGTTAAGGAGGACCGCGGCTCTGGAATGCACGGGAACGATCTGCGCACAGCACTTCGGCGCTCTGTGGCGTCAGCCGTCTCAGGCCTGATATTCGAGGAGCTGGAGGAGGCTCTTCTTGTCGACACGCTGAAATCCAGGCATCCTGAGCTTTCAGGGGACGAAGCGTTGGCAGTGTCCGGTTACGCCGAGACTATCCTCAACGAAGGCATTCTAGGTGTGCTTGATCCTGTGATGCGTTCCCACGAAGTGGCGGCTGACGTTGAGGCATGCCTCAGCGATTGCAGCATGCTAGTTGTTGAGGGTTACGTGAGGTTCCGCATGAAGGAATACATGGAGGAGGTTCAGCGGTCGGCCGACGAGGCTTTAGCGCGGTTCATGGCAGACCGAGAGCACAGGGAGTTTGTGAGACTCCTGAAGTACTTCGTGGATCTGCAGGAGCAGCGGGAGGATGAGGTCCATGTGGTGAGGCTGCCCAACGGCGGGTTTGAGCTTCTCGGACAGGATGGGGCAGAGGTGAATGGAGAATACATGGGAACTCTAGCCGCCGACCTTCTCGATGAAGGCGTGGAAATGGCGGACCTGCTCATCAGTGCGCTCATGACGGTATCGCCAGGCAGGATAGTCCTTCACTTCAACCCTGACGAGTCAGTCGCCGATATGCTGGCAAGTGTCTTTGAGGGCAAAGTCGAGGTGTGCCAGGGGTGCAGGCTGTCCGCGTGCCAGGTGCGCGCGGCCGAGAAGAGCGCCTCTGATGAACTGCCCGTTCCCAAGCAGGATGCCATGACGAAGCAGGCTCTCGGGCCTGGGGCAGTTGACGAGCATGGCGACGGCATGGGCCTTTGA
- a CDS encoding Rne/Rng family ribonuclease produces MTKEIVVNSDNGEVRAAILQDGVLVDLFIERSLHPRYAGNIYRGVVENVLPGMQAAFVNVGLERNVFLYVDDALAGRGGRDQKTVREADGEEIPVPKKKSKSIKDILKPGQEIVVQVTKEPIGAKGARVVTDVTLPGRYVVLMPTLDYVGVSRKIDEDGERERLRKIAQASKPRRMGVIVRTVAEGQSQEEIAADIQFLVKLWRRIQGRGRRAKGPTLLHKDYDLVFRLVRDHFGEDVEKFTVDDSADFKKVSELSNMLSESMRERIQLYTGKEPIFDSYGLEEAIARALRRKVWLSCGGYIVVDHTEALTVIDVNTGKFIGTTCLADTVLKTNLEAAEEIARQLRLRNIGGIIVIDFIDMDEESHQKQVIKKLEESLAGDKTKSSVLGITQLGLVEMTRKKVQQGLAESMMKVCPTCEGRGRTLSEETLAFRAMRAIKKEALSTEQPAMLLLLHPSVAAVLIGAGGSNLAALEEETGKSIYVKGSFDQKVEDIVVAAVGTREDVEKKALPVSSGDVIDVVIEEPHMTNARDGIARLEGYVIDVEGAGKMVGTRVRAKVTKVFKTYAKAKLATPAETVESVPELV; encoded by the coding sequence GTGACCAAGGAGATCGTTGTCAACTCGGACAACGGAGAGGTGAGGGCCGCCATCCTGCAGGACGGGGTGCTTGTGGACCTGTTCATTGAGAGATCCCTCCATCCGCGATATGCAGGGAACATATACAGGGGCGTCGTAGAGAACGTGCTGCCTGGAATGCAGGCGGCATTTGTGAATGTAGGTTTGGAACGGAACGTTTTTCTTTACGTCGATGATGCCCTTGCAGGGAGAGGCGGACGGGACCAGAAGACAGTCCGCGAGGCTGACGGTGAGGAGATACCTGTTCCGAAGAAGAAGTCCAAGTCCATCAAGGACATCCTTAAGCCGGGTCAGGAGATTGTCGTGCAAGTCACAAAGGAGCCGATCGGCGCCAAAGGAGCCCGGGTGGTTACTGATGTGACGCTGCCGGGCAGGTACGTGGTGCTCATGCCCACCCTTGATTATGTGGGCGTGTCGAGGAAGATAGACGAGGACGGAGAGAGGGAGAGGCTCAGAAAGATTGCTCAGGCCTCTAAACCTCGAAGGATGGGCGTGATCGTCAGGACTGTCGCAGAAGGACAGAGCCAGGAGGAGATCGCCGCCGACATTCAGTTCCTCGTGAAGCTGTGGCGGAGGATCCAGGGCCGGGGGAGGCGCGCTAAGGGGCCGACACTCCTGCACAAAGATTACGACCTCGTGTTCAGGCTTGTGCGGGATCATTTCGGCGAGGATGTGGAGAAGTTCACCGTGGATGACTCCGCTGACTTCAAGAAGGTATCGGAACTATCGAACATGCTGTCTGAGTCGATGCGCGAGAGGATCCAGCTGTACACGGGAAAGGAGCCCATCTTCGACTCTTACGGGTTGGAGGAGGCGATCGCCCGTGCTCTGCGGCGCAAGGTGTGGCTGTCATGCGGCGGGTACATCGTCGTCGATCACACTGAGGCTCTCACTGTCATCGATGTGAATACCGGGAAGTTCATCGGAACCACGTGCCTGGCGGACACGGTGCTGAAGACGAATCTGGAGGCCGCGGAGGAGATCGCACGGCAGCTCAGGCTTCGCAACATCGGCGGAATCATCGTGATCGACTTCATCGACATGGATGAGGAGTCACATCAGAAGCAGGTCATCAAGAAGCTCGAAGAGTCCCTCGCAGGCGATAAGACAAAATCGTCAGTTCTAGGCATCACCCAGCTGGGCCTGGTGGAGATGACCCGGAAGAAGGTGCAGCAGGGCCTCGCGGAATCCATGATGAAGGTGTGCCCTACCTGCGAAGGAAGGGGCAGGACTCTCTCAGAGGAGACTCTCGCCTTTCGTGCCATGCGCGCGATAAAGAAGGAAGCGCTTTCTACAGAGCAACCCGCGATGCTGCTGTTGCTGCATCCGTCGGTGGCGGCAGTGCTCATAGGCGCGGGTGGATCCAACCTGGCTGCTCTCGAGGAGGAGACTGGGAAGTCGATCTATGTGAAGGGCAGTTTCGATCAGAAAGTGGAAGACATCGTGGTGGCGGCAGTGGGGACCCGCGAGGATGTGGAGAAGAAGGCTCTTCCCGTGTCTTCCGGCGACGTGATCGACGTGGTCATCGAGGAGCCGCACATGACGAACGCTCGTGACGGCATCGCGCGTCTCGAAGGATATGTCATCGATGTGGAGGGCGCCGGGAAGATGGTGGGAACCAGGGTACGGGCGAAGGTGACCAAGGTGTTCAAGACCTACGCCAAGGCCAAACTTGCTACACCGGCCGAGACCGTTGAGTCAGTGCCTGAGCTTGTTTGA
- a CDS encoding TIGR03936 family radical SAM-associated protein yields the protein MILRVQLCKGEDARFISHLGFMRAIERAIRRAGIPIAYSEGYHPHPKMSLAIALGVGLTSEAEYVDIELGSDMPVADALKALADSMPPGISAVSACSVDGKAALAASVEYASYRASGATPEAAAAFACGAREFMARGSSIARIKTKSGEREADIRPLVREIRAGAELDFTCACGGRAHLRPLDLIAHLGEIAGAVWDLGGCRISRTGLYFTEGDALVSPMCARCRDYVMAGGPIPRS from the coding sequence ATGATCCTAAGGGTGCAGCTGTGCAAGGGAGAAGATGCCAGGTTCATTTCGCACTTGGGATTCATGAGGGCAATCGAGAGGGCGATCAGACGGGCGGGAATTCCAATTGCCTACTCTGAGGGCTATCACCCCCATCCCAAGATGTCTCTAGCGATTGCGCTCGGTGTCGGGTTGACGTCTGAAGCGGAGTATGTGGACATTGAGCTAGGTTCGGACATGCCAGTCGCAGATGCTCTGAAGGCCCTCGCGGATTCAATGCCGCCTGGCATATCGGCGGTTTCGGCCTGTTCTGTGGATGGCAAGGCAGCCCTGGCAGCGAGTGTGGAGTATGCCTCCTACCGGGCATCAGGGGCGACGCCGGAGGCAGCAGCGGCATTTGCGTGCGGGGCGCGTGAGTTTATGGCAAGGGGCAGTTCCATTGCCAGGATTAAAACGAAGAGTGGAGAGCGGGAGGCGGACATCAGACCTCTCGTGCGGGAGATTAGGGCTGGCGCAGAGCTGGATTTCACGTGTGCCTGCGGTGGACGCGCGCATCTGAGGCCTTTGGACCTCATCGCGCACCTCGGGGAGATAGCCGGGGCAGTGTGGGACTTAGGCGGCTGCAGAATCAGCCGCACTGGGCTGTACTTTACAGAAGGGGATGCTCTCGTGTCCCCGATGTGCGCCCGGTGCAGAGACTACGTTATGGCCGGGGGACCAATCCCCAGGAGTTGA
- the rplU gene encoding 50S ribosomal protein L21 encodes MYAVVETGGKQYRVSPGDVVRIEKLDVEAGEEVIFSRVLMIAADGTVTVGKPMVLGGSVVGTVLGHDKAKKIYVFRYKAKKHERKKTGHRQPFTSVRIQSIAGA; translated from the coding sequence ATGTACGCAGTTGTGGAGACCGGCGGCAAGCAGTACCGCGTCTCGCCTGGCGACGTCGTCCGTATTGAGAAACTCGATGTGGAAGCCGGCGAGGAAGTCATCTTCAGTCGTGTTCTTATGATCGCTGCAGACGGGACCGTGACCGTGGGCAAACCGATGGTGCTGGGCGGCTCCGTTGTTGGAACGGTTCTTGGTCACGACAAGGCCAAGAAGATCTACGTATTCAGGTACAAGGCCAAGAAGCACGAGCGCAAGAAGACCGGCCACAGGCAGCCATTCACCTCTGTTAGAATTCAGTCGATAGCAGGGGCCTAG
- a CDS encoding DNA glycosylase, whose amino-acid sequence MDECCITGFDSFDLHTTCHCGQAFRWRRTSGAGADGVDGVDMEEGVVRGKLLRLEQRGGALVVHPPVDSATMEVVMDYFRLRTPHAHIEQEIASIDPIMAAAVEHSRGLRLVAQEPWECLVSYILSARNGIPQISRAIENIARGWGRPLGDCQDEATRFSFPGPRDLACAEECQIVACKAGFRSRAVCEAAHRAATGETDLDAITAMEYPAAKEELIRLRGVGEKVADCVLLFSMGKFEAFPVDVWIERAVRCLYFGGAEIPHREIRRWASDKFGNLAGYAQEYLFAYARETIPDELRGASHSKK is encoded by the coding sequence ATGGATGAGTGCTGCATCACGGGATTCGATAGCTTTGATCTTCACACCACCTGCCACTGTGGGCAGGCGTTCCGCTGGCGACGAACGAGCGGCGCCGGGGCGGACGGGGTGGACGGGGTGGACATGGAGGAAGGGGTCGTCAGGGGCAAGCTTCTACGACTAGAGCAGCGAGGCGGCGCCTTGGTGGTGCACCCTCCTGTGGATTCGGCAACCATGGAGGTAGTGATGGACTACTTCCGCCTTCGAACGCCCCACGCCCATATCGAGCAGGAGATCGCGTCCATAGACCCCATCATGGCAGCTGCGGTGGAGCATTCGCGTGGGCTCAGGCTGGTGGCGCAGGAGCCATGGGAGTGTCTGGTTTCGTACATCCTCTCTGCCAGAAACGGCATCCCTCAGATATCCAGGGCGATAGAGAACATTGCTCGCGGTTGGGGCAGGCCCCTTGGTGATTGCCAGGACGAGGCGACACGCTTCTCTTTCCCGGGGCCCCGCGACCTTGCGTGCGCTGAGGAATGCCAGATTGTAGCGTGCAAGGCTGGCTTTCGGTCGCGCGCCGTGTGCGAGGCAGCTCATAGGGCAGCGACGGGGGAAACCGATCTGGACGCCATTACAGCCATGGAATACCCTGCCGCCAAGGAGGAACTGATCCGGCTCAGGGGCGTCGGTGAGAAGGTAGCCGATTGCGTGCTGCTCTTCTCGATGGGCAAATTCGAGGCATTTCCAGTTGATGTGTGGATCGAAAGGGCGGTGCGCTGCCTCTACTTCGGAGGCGCGGAGATACCCCATCGCGAGATACGCCGGTGGGCGTCAGACAAGTTCGGAAACCTGGCGGGATATGCCCAGGAGTACCTGTTCGCGTACGCTCGAGAGACAATTCCCGACGAGCTGAGGGGGGCATCGCACAGCAAAAAGTAG
- the rpmA gene encoding 50S ribosomal protein L27 encodes MITMNLQLFAHKKGVGSSRNGRDSQSQRLGIKKYGGEWVSAGSIIVRQHGTKIYPGVNVGMGSDYTLFATADGNVKFERVGKAGKRVCIEASAAPTPTPEAEASVAESV; translated from the coding sequence GTGATAACAATGAACCTTCAGCTATTTGCGCACAAGAAGGGTGTCGGCAGTTCCAGGAATGGCCGGGATTCTCAGTCGCAGAGGCTCGGAATAAAGAAGTACGGCGGTGAGTGGGTCAGCGCCGGCAGCATCATCGTGAGGCAGCACGGAACGAAGATTTACCCAGGCGTCAATGTGGGAATGGGCAGCGACTACACGCTCTTTGCGACCGCGGACGGCAATGTGAAGTTTGAGCGCGTTGGAAAGGCCGGGAAGCGCGTGTGTATTGAGGCCAGCGCAGCGCCGACGCCGACGCCAGAGGCGGAGGCTTCTGTCGCAGAGTCGGTCTGA
- the thrS gene encoding threonine--tRNA ligase produces MVIVTLPDGSKTEVEHGSTLGDLASRISQRLAKQAVIGLIDGIPMDLAHAITRDCEVKILDVSSPEGTDAMRHTAAHIMAQAVRRLFPGIKLAIGPTIANGFYYDFDRQEAFTPEELGKIEAEMKRIVEENLPIVREEATREEALARLNAAGETYKAELVQDLPDSMVSFYRQGEFVDLCRGPHLPRTGMLRAFKLLSVAGAYWRGDEKRPMLSRIYGTAFATAAELEEHVRLIEEAARRDHRKLGRELDLFSIHEEAGAGLIFYHPKGAALRLSIEDFWKREHVRRGYQYVMIPHIAESTLWTISGHNEYYRDNMYFLSIDEKEYVLKPMNCPGHILIFKTRSHSYREMPIRYCELGTVYRYERSGALHGLLRVRGFTQDDAHIFCRPDQLRDEIVGVIDFAAFMLKSFGFPKYEVFLSTRPEKSVGSDENWERATSALREALESHGLAYSVDPGEGVFYGPKIDIKLKDALGRLWQGPTIQVDFNLPERFDVNYIGDDGEKHRAIMIHRVVLGSVERFMGCLIEQYAGAFPAWLAPVQAKVLSIGERHADYAVSVMAALSERGFRAEADTRGEKIGYKIREAQIEKVPYMLVVGDKEMESGMVSVRARKAGDLGAMPLDDFVARLKSEVDAKSIE; encoded by the coding sequence CTGGTGATAGTGACTCTTCCCGATGGATCGAAGACTGAGGTCGAGCACGGCTCTACCCTCGGGGATCTGGCGTCGCGCATCAGCCAGCGCCTGGCGAAGCAGGCGGTGATTGGGCTAATCGACGGGATTCCGATGGATCTTGCCCATGCGATTACCAGAGATTGCGAAGTCAAGATCCTCGATGTCTCGTCGCCTGAGGGGACTGACGCCATGAGGCACACTGCTGCCCACATCATGGCGCAGGCGGTGCGAAGGCTGTTTCCCGGAATCAAGCTCGCCATAGGCCCCACCATCGCAAACGGGTTCTACTACGATTTTGACCGCCAGGAAGCGTTTACTCCCGAGGAGCTTGGGAAGATCGAAGCCGAGATGAAGCGGATCGTGGAGGAGAACCTGCCCATCGTACGTGAGGAGGCAACACGGGAGGAGGCGCTTGCAAGGCTCAATGCAGCAGGTGAGACCTACAAGGCCGAGCTTGTGCAAGATCTGCCCGATTCCATGGTGAGCTTCTACAGGCAGGGCGAGTTTGTGGATCTGTGCCGAGGACCCCATCTGCCAAGGACGGGGATGCTCCGCGCGTTCAAGCTCCTCAGTGTCGCCGGCGCTTACTGGCGCGGGGATGAGAAGCGGCCGATGCTCTCGCGCATATATGGAACGGCATTCGCAACAGCGGCTGAGCTCGAAGAGCACGTCAGGCTGATTGAGGAAGCCGCGCGGCGCGACCACAGGAAACTCGGCCGTGAGCTCGATCTGTTCAGCATCCACGAAGAAGCAGGGGCTGGGCTCATCTTCTATCATCCGAAGGGTGCAGCTCTCAGGCTCTCGATTGAGGACTTCTGGAAGCGCGAGCATGTGAGGCGCGGTTATCAGTATGTGATGATCCCGCACATAGCCGAATCCACCCTCTGGACGATCTCGGGGCACAATGAGTACTATCGGGACAACATGTACTTCCTGTCCATTGATGAGAAGGAGTATGTGCTCAAGCCCATGAACTGCCCTGGGCACATTCTGATCTTCAAGACCCGGAGCCACAGCTACAGGGAGATGCCGATCCGCTACTGTGAGCTCGGGACGGTATACAGGTATGAGCGTTCCGGCGCGCTCCATGGACTGCTCAGGGTTCGCGGCTTCACCCAGGATGACGCGCACATCTTCTGCCGCCCGGACCAGCTCCGCGATGAGATAGTAGGAGTCATCGATTTCGCTGCCTTCATGCTGAAGAGCTTCGGGTTCCCCAAGTATGAGGTGTTCCTTTCTACGAGGCCCGAGAAGTCGGTCGGCTCTGACGAGAACTGGGAACGAGCCACATCGGCGCTGCGCGAGGCTCTCGAAAGCCACGGGCTTGCCTATTCGGTGGACCCAGGCGAGGGTGTATTCTACGGACCGAAGATCGACATCAAGTTGAAGGACGCTCTCGGTCGCCTGTGGCAAGGGCCCACGATCCAAGTGGACTTCAATCTGCCTGAGAGATTCGATGTTAACTACATCGGTGACGATGGTGAAAAGCATCGAGCGATCATGATCCACCGAGTTGTGCTAGGGAGCGTGGAGCGGTTCATGGGCTGCCTGATCGAGCAGTATGCAGGTGCATTCCCTGCATGGCTTGCACCCGTTCAGGCCAAGGTGCTGTCTATCGGGGAGCGACACGCGGACTACGCTGTCAGTGTCATGGCCGCCCTCTCGGAGCGCGGGTTCAGAGCCGAGGCCGATACGAGGGGCGAGAAAATCGGGTACAAGATCCGCGAGGCTCAGATCGAGAAGGTCCCGTACATGCTTGTGGTGGGAGACAAGGAAATGGAGTCGGGGATGGTGTCTGTTCGAGCCCGAAAAGCCGGCGACCTTGGCGCCATGCCTCTGGATGATTTCGTCGCCAGGCTCAAATCAGAGGTTGACGCGAAGTCGATTGAATAG